The following proteins are co-located in the Bordetella bronchialis genome:
- the acnA gene encoding aconitate hydratase AcnA — MRAYDRLPCRAMNPPDPALLERLAVNGRDYAYVALRRLLPADRLAALPYSVRLLIENVARCQPDALPAVLARAQGRGPACEVPFYPNRLMFHDTTCLPALADFAGMRDAVAELGGDPARVNPSIPAVLTIDHSVIVEHYDEADAVRANLDIDFRRNGERYRFIRWAEQSLDNFKVIPPGTGIIHQMNMEALAEVVCETRTADGAHLLHPDDMVATDSHTPMINGIGVLAWGIGGLEGQAALLGEPVPIAFPEVVGVRLENRLPAGVTATDLALTLARILRAHGVVGKFVEFFGPGLSTLGWAARATVANMAPEYGATVMFFPFDDQAMDFLVLSGRPPAHRERVRAYLQAQGLWRRDDMPAPRFDAVIPLDLASVQRSVAGPHQPHEHQPLARAGASFSERLGVARAASLPADRPVDGAVLVAAITSCTNTANPLLMLQAGLLARRARQRGLRRRPWVKTSLSPGSRTVGDYLAQAGLMQDLEALGFGLVGFGCMTCIGNSGALAAAADTLVDQGLRGVAVLSGNRNFEGRVNPRLPAGYLASPALVVAYAIAGNIGIDLEHEPVGTDTAGRPVWLRDIMPTDEEVAALAREVLRPELFQRRLETLWTGTPHWRALSAPASVRYGWDPDSTYLRRPRYLETVAARPAPLAALRDARALMVFGDNVTTDHISPAGAIPAASAAGQWLLARGEAPEDLNQYSTRRSNHEVMLRGAYTNKAVRNRLVGERGGAGAWAWDADRREVLPVYDAAATYAARGIPLLVFAGWNYGAGSSRDWAAKAQALLGVRAVVARSFERIHRSNLIGMGVLPLVFTGPAHADTLDLDGSEHFDLLGLDGLRVGDNTLTLCVRRAGGGQDDIPVSLRLDAEQEVRYLRHGGVLPYVVRKLAFGQARP; from the coding sequence ATGCGGGCATATGACCGCCTGCCTTGCCGCGCCATGAACCCGCCCGACCCCGCCCTGCTCGAACGCCTTGCCGTCAACGGCCGCGACTACGCCTATGTCGCGCTGCGCCGCCTGCTGCCGGCCGACCGGCTGGCCGCCCTGCCGTACTCGGTGCGCCTGCTTATCGAGAACGTCGCGCGCTGCCAGCCCGATGCCTTGCCCGCCGTCCTGGCGCGGGCGCAGGGACGCGGCCCGGCCTGCGAAGTCCCCTTCTATCCCAACCGGCTGATGTTCCACGACACGACCTGCCTGCCGGCCCTGGCGGACTTCGCCGGCATGCGCGACGCCGTGGCCGAACTGGGCGGCGATCCGGCGCGGGTCAATCCCTCGATCCCCGCCGTCCTGACCATCGACCATTCCGTCATCGTGGAGCACTACGACGAAGCGGACGCGGTGCGGGCCAACCTGGACATCGATTTCCGCCGCAATGGCGAACGGTATCGCTTTATCCGCTGGGCCGAACAGAGCCTGGACAACTTCAAGGTGATCCCGCCCGGCACCGGCATCATCCACCAGATGAATATGGAGGCGCTGGCCGAGGTCGTGTGCGAGACCCGCACCGCCGATGGCGCACACCTGCTGCATCCGGACGATATGGTGGCGACAGACAGCCATACGCCCATGATCAACGGCATCGGCGTGCTGGCCTGGGGCATAGGCGGGTTGGAAGGCCAGGCCGCCCTGCTGGGCGAACCGGTCCCCATCGCCTTCCCGGAAGTCGTCGGCGTGCGGCTGGAGAACCGCCTGCCCGCCGGCGTCACGGCCACGGACCTGGCGCTGACGCTGGCGCGCATCCTGCGCGCCCACGGCGTGGTGGGCAAGTTCGTCGAGTTCTTCGGCCCGGGCCTGTCCACGCTGGGCTGGGCGGCGCGCGCCACCGTGGCCAATATGGCGCCGGAGTATGGCGCCACCGTCATGTTCTTTCCCTTCGATGACCAGGCCATGGACTTCCTGGTCCTGTCGGGGCGCCCGCCGGCCCACCGCGAACGCGTGCGCGCCTATCTGCAAGCGCAAGGCTTGTGGCGGCGCGACGATATGCCGGCGCCCCGCTTCGATGCCGTCATCCCGCTGGACCTGGCGTCCGTGCAGCGCAGTGTCGCCGGGCCGCACCAGCCGCACGAACACCAGCCGCTGGCGCGCGCGGGCGCGTCCTTCAGCGAGCGCCTGGGCGTGGCCCGGGCCGCATCCCTGCCGGCGGACCGGCCGGTGGACGGCGCCGTGCTGGTGGCGGCGATCACCAGCTGCACCAACACCGCCAATCCCCTGCTGATGCTGCAGGCCGGCCTGCTGGCGCGCCGCGCGCGCCAGCGCGGCCTGCGGCGCCGGCCCTGGGTCAAGACCTCGCTGTCGCCCGGTTCCCGCACCGTCGGCGACTATCTCGCCCAGGCCGGCCTGATGCAGGACCTGGAAGCCCTGGGCTTCGGCCTGGTCGGCTTCGGCTGCATGACCTGTATCGGCAATTCCGGCGCGCTGGCGGCCGCCGCGGACACGCTGGTGGACCAGGGCCTGCGCGGCGTGGCCGTGTTGTCGGGCAACCGCAATTTCGAAGGCCGCGTCAATCCCAGGCTGCCGGCGGGCTACCTGGCCTCTCCCGCCCTGGTGGTGGCCTATGCCATCGCCGGCAATATCGGTATCGACCTGGAACACGAGCCCGTGGGCACGGACACGGCGGGCCGGCCGGTATGGCTGCGCGACATCATGCCCACCGACGAGGAAGTCGCCGCGCTGGCGCGCGAGGTACTGCGGCCCGAACTGTTCCAGCGGCGCCTGGAAACGCTCTGGACCGGCACGCCGCATTGGCGGGCCCTGTCGGCGCCGGCCAGCGTCCGCTATGGCTGGGATCCGGATTCCACTTACCTGCGGCGTCCGCGCTACCTGGAAACCGTGGCCGCACGGCCGGCTCCCCTGGCGGCCTTGCGCGATGCCCGCGCGCTGATGGTGTTCGGCGACAACGTCACCACGGACCATATCTCCCCCGCCGGGGCCATCCCGGCCGCCAGCGCGGCGGGGCAGTGGCTGCTGGCGCGCGGCGAGGCGCCGGAAGACCTGAACCAATACTCCACCCGCCGCAGCAACCACGAGGTCATGCTGCGCGGGGCCTACACCAACAAGGCCGTGCGCAACCGCCTGGTCGGCGAGCGCGGCGGCGCGGGCGCCTGGGCCTGGGATGCGGACCGGCGCGAGGTACTGCCCGTCTACGACGCGGCCGCCACCTATGCCGCGCGCGGCATTCCCTTGCTGGTGTTCGCCGGCTGGAACTACGGGGCCGGCTCCAGCCGCGACTGGGCGGCCAAGGCGCAGGCGCTGCTGGGCGTGCGCGCCGTGGTGGCCCGCAGCTTCGAACGCATCCACCGCAGCAACCTGATCGGCATGGGCGTACTGCCGCTGGTCTTCACCGGACCGGCGCACGCGGACACGCTGGACCTGGACGGCAGCGAGCACTTCGACCTGCTCGGCCTGGACGGCCTGCGGGTGGGCGATAACACGCTGACCCTGTGCGTCCGCCGCGCCGGCGGCGGCCAGGACGATATACCGGTGTCGCTGCGCCTGGACGCGGAGCAGGAAGTCCGCTACCTGCGGCATGGGGGCGTGCTGCCCTATGTCGTGCGCAAGTTGGCCTTCGGCCAGGCGCGGCCATGA
- a CDS encoding lactonase family protein, translating into MNHHVYVGCRTTRERNARGRGITVWRHDAASGALRLVQEVDGLVNPSYLALGRTARVLYTVHGDASEISAYRIDPHSGRLAFLNRRATEGRNPVHLAVSPDGRHIVVSNHLSGTLAVLPLAEDGALLPVSQTLALHGEPGPHRVEQPHAKPHFNPFDPTGRHVVVPDKGLDRIFSFRFEDGRLSPAAAPCVPAREGAGPRHIAFHPSAPLAYAVNELDSTVTAYRHEAATGALTPFQVLPTLPDSCTGNSRAAAIAIDARGRHLYASNRGDDSIALFHIESAGGRLRFIRAYGTGGRTPRFFTLDPQGRFLYAANEDSDTIVAFHVDAASGELTHAGIAAETGSPVCMVFRQASP; encoded by the coding sequence ATGAACCACCATGTCTACGTGGGCTGCCGCACCACGCGTGAACGCAATGCGCGCGGCCGCGGCATCACCGTCTGGCGCCACGACGCCGCCAGCGGCGCCTTGCGCCTGGTGCAGGAAGTCGACGGCCTGGTGAATCCCTCCTACCTGGCCTTGGGACGCACGGCGCGCGTGCTCTATACCGTGCACGGCGATGCCAGCGAAATCAGCGCCTATCGCATCGACCCGCACAGCGGCCGCCTGGCCTTCCTGAACCGGCGCGCCACCGAAGGCCGCAATCCCGTGCACCTGGCGGTGTCGCCCGACGGCCGCCACATCGTCGTGTCCAACCACCTGAGCGGCACGCTGGCCGTGCTGCCGCTGGCCGAGGACGGCGCGCTGCTGCCTGTCAGCCAGACGCTGGCCCTGCACGGCGAACCCGGCCCGCACCGCGTCGAGCAGCCGCATGCCAAGCCCCACTTCAACCCCTTCGACCCCACGGGACGCCATGTGGTCGTACCCGACAAGGGGCTGGACCGCATCTTCAGCTTCCGTTTCGAGGACGGCCGGCTGTCGCCCGCGGCCGCGCCTTGCGTGCCGGCGCGCGAAGGCGCGGGCCCCCGGCACATCGCGTTCCACCCGTCCGCCCCCCTGGCTTATGCGGTCAACGAACTGGATTCCACCGTCACGGCCTATCGCCACGAGGCCGCGACCGGCGCGCTGACGCCCTTCCAGGTTCTGCCCACGCTGCCGGACAGCTGCACCGGCAACAGCCGCGCCGCCGCCATCGCCATCGACGCGCGCGGCCGCCACCTGTATGCCTCCAACCGAGGCGACGACAGCATCGCGTTGTTCCACATCGAGTCCGCCGGCGGGCGCCTGCGCTTCATCCGCGCCTATGGCACCGGCGGCCGCACGCCACGCTTTTTTACGCTGGACCCGCAAGGCCGCTTCCTGTACGCCGCCAACGAGGACAGCGACACCATCGTCGCCTTCCACGTCGACGCGGCCAGCGGCGAACTGACGCATGCCGGCATCGCGGCGGAGACCGGCAGCCCGGTCTGCATGGTGTTCCGCCAGGCATCGCCCTAG
- a CDS encoding tripartite tricarboxylate transporter substrate binding protein — protein sequence MTRLIPRLRATLAIAAALLALPQAARAANDYPAMPVRLIVPYTAGGGVDLIARLMAERLHDTLGQSIIVENKPGASGMIGANYVAKAKPDGYTILLSAAGEIVVNPSLYKEKMMFDPSRELASVTLVARIPNVLVVNPSVPARTPAELLAYARSQPGKLTFSSSGVGNLQHVSGALLDRMGGIDVRHIPYKGAAQQIADVVAQHVTMTFTSVAAAMPFIKSGQVRPIAVTSTHRLEALPQVPALSETPALGGYEVVNWFGLFAPGATPAAILDKLNQAAVAAMKDPRLLQALKDQGAEPAPGSRQDFDAFRRAETAKFAKVIADTGITLQE from the coding sequence ATGACCCGCCTTATCCCGCGCCTGCGCGCCACCCTGGCCATCGCCGCCGCGCTGCTGGCCCTGCCCCAAGCCGCCCGCGCGGCGAACGACTATCCCGCCATGCCCGTGCGGCTGATCGTGCCGTATACGGCCGGCGGCGGCGTGGACCTGATCGCGCGCCTGATGGCCGAGCGCCTGCACGACACACTGGGCCAGTCCATCATCGTCGAAAACAAGCCCGGGGCCAGCGGCATGATAGGGGCCAACTACGTGGCCAAGGCCAAGCCGGACGGCTACACCATCCTGCTGTCGGCGGCGGGGGAAATCGTGGTGAATCCCTCGCTGTACAAGGAAAAGATGATGTTCGACCCGTCGCGCGAACTGGCCTCGGTGACGCTGGTCGCGCGCATCCCCAATGTGCTGGTGGTCAATCCCTCGGTCCCGGCGCGCACGCCGGCCGAACTGCTGGCGTATGCCAGGTCGCAGCCCGGCAAACTGACTTTTTCCTCCAGCGGCGTGGGCAACCTTCAGCATGTATCGGGCGCGCTGCTCGATCGCATGGGCGGCATCGACGTGCGCCACATCCCCTACAAGGGCGCGGCGCAGCAGATCGCCGACGTGGTGGCCCAGCACGTCACCATGACCTTCACCAGCGTCGCGGCGGCCATGCCCTTCATCAAGAGCGGCCAGGTGCGTCCCATCGCCGTCACGTCCACGCACCGGCTGGAGGCGCTGCCCCAAGTGCCGGCCTTGTCGGAGACCCCGGCGCTGGGCGGCTACGAGGTCGTCAACTGGTTCGGCCTGTTCGCGCCGGGCGCCACGCCGGCCGCGATCCTGGACAAGCTGAACCAGGCCGCCGTGGCGGCGATGAAAGACCCGCGCCTGCTGCAGGCGCTGAAGGACCAGGGCGCGGAACCGGCCCCCGGCTCGCGCCAGGACTTCGACGCCTTCCGCCGCGCCGAGACCGCGAAGTTCGCCAAGGTCATCGCGGACACCGGCATCACGCTGCAGGAGTGA
- a CDS encoding formylglycine-generating enzyme family protein — MKPLYKQRTLALALVAVLGIGGAAAALRISKAPQAPEIRAGDGVKGPVGMVWVPGGTFMMGSDARPAQPNERPAHPVMVHGYWIDRHHVTNADFRKFVEATGYVTTAERKPEWETLRVQLPPGTPRPPDAALVPGAMVFVGTSGPVALDNVGRWWRYVPGADWRHPLGPASNIDGKDDHPVVQVSYEDAEAYAKWAHKRLPTEAEWEFAARGGLDQATYAWGDEFSPGGKQMANVWRGQQPRPFPVTDPASRTAPGTSPVGTYPPNGYGLSDMTGNAWQWTADWYRYDQFQRQAASGKTLVDPRGPADSYDPYDAGVPANAPKRVTRGGSFLCDETYCLSYRPSARRGTDPYNSMSHLGFRLAMDDAQWRRAAAVAGR, encoded by the coding sequence ATGAAGCCACTCTACAAGCAGCGCACCCTGGCGCTGGCGCTGGTCGCCGTGCTGGGCATCGGCGGCGCCGCCGCCGCCTTGCGCATATCCAAGGCCCCGCAGGCGCCGGAGATCCGTGCCGGCGACGGTGTGAAGGGGCCCGTCGGCATGGTGTGGGTGCCCGGCGGGACCTTCATGATGGGCAGCGACGCGCGGCCCGCACAGCCGAACGAGCGGCCGGCGCATCCGGTCATGGTGCATGGATACTGGATAGACCGGCACCACGTGACCAATGCGGATTTCCGCAAGTTCGTCGAGGCCACCGGCTATGTTACGACGGCGGAGCGCAAGCCGGAATGGGAAACACTGCGCGTGCAGTTGCCGCCCGGCACGCCCAGGCCCCCCGATGCCGCGCTGGTGCCGGGCGCGATGGTATTCGTGGGCACGTCCGGCCCCGTGGCGCTGGATAACGTCGGCCGCTGGTGGCGCTATGTGCCGGGCGCGGATTGGCGGCATCCCCTGGGACCCGCCAGCAATATCGATGGCAAGGACGACCATCCCGTCGTGCAGGTCTCGTATGAGGACGCCGAAGCCTATGCCAAATGGGCGCACAAGCGCCTGCCCACCGAGGCGGAATGGGAGTTCGCCGCGCGCGGCGGCCTGGATCAGGCCACCTATGCGTGGGGGGACGAGTTCTCGCCCGGCGGCAAACAGATGGCCAACGTATGGCGGGGACAGCAGCCACGGCCTTTTCCCGTCACGGATCCGGCGTCGCGGACCGCGCCGGGAACCAGCCCGGTGGGCACCTATCCGCCCAATGGCTACGGCTTGTCGGACATGACGGGCAACGCGTGGCAGTGGACGGCGGACTGGTATCGCTACGACCAGTTCCAGCGCCAGGCCGCCAGCGGCAAGACCCTGGTCGATCCGCGCGGTCCGGCCGACAGCTACGATCCCTACGACGCGGGCGTCCCGGCCAACGCACCCAAGCGCGTTACGCGCGGCGGCTCGTTCCTGTGCGACGAAACGTATTGCCTGAGCTACCGGCCCAGCGCACGCCGCGGCACCGATCCCTACAACAGCATGTCCCACCTGGGGTTCAGGCTGGCCATGGACGATGCGCAATGGCGGCGCGCCGCCGCCGTGGCGGGCAGGTAA
- a CDS encoding arylsulfatase: MKPRSLARLLVPAALLWAIATPGLAQTAAKPPNIVVIMGDDIGWFNIGAYHQGIMASKTPNLDQLAAEGMRFTDYYAEASCTAGRANFITGELPIRTGLTTVGQAGSTIGMPAQAPTIATALKAMGYATGQFGKNHLGDLNQFLPTVHGFDEFFGYLYHLDAMEDPAHPNYPQELKDLVGPRNMLHTWATTTDDATVQPRWGKIGKQKIEDAGPLYPKRMETVDDEIRDKALAFIEKANKDGKPFFLWLNPTRMHVVTHLSEKYESRRNAENGWSVSEAGMSQLDDDVGLVLKKLKDMGVDQNTIVVFTTDNGAENFTWPDGGQTPFAGGKGTALEGGFRVPAILRWPGKVPAGKVENGIFSGMDWFPTFVAAAGNPGIIDELKNGKVMGDRTYKVHLDGYDQTSLITGQGPSARHEVIYFTESTLSAVRIDDYKYRFTDQPNGWLGGTIKVDWPILVNLRLDPFERTGIPNGANGSLHFYSWFVYQFWRFQFVQKEIAELAQTALEFPPMQRGATFNLDAVKEQIQRAMESHVGQ; the protein is encoded by the coding sequence ATGAAGCCACGATCCCTAGCACGCTTGCTGGTCCCGGCCGCCCTGTTGTGGGCGATCGCCACGCCGGGACTAGCCCAGACGGCGGCCAAGCCGCCCAACATCGTCGTCATCATGGGCGACGATATCGGCTGGTTCAACATCGGCGCCTATCACCAGGGCATCATGGCCAGCAAGACGCCCAACCTGGACCAGCTCGCGGCAGAAGGGATGCGCTTCACCGACTATTACGCCGAGGCCAGCTGCACCGCCGGCCGCGCGAACTTCATCACGGGCGAGCTGCCCATACGCACCGGCCTGACGACGGTGGGCCAGGCCGGATCGACGATAGGGATGCCCGCCCAGGCGCCGACGATCGCCACCGCGCTGAAAGCCATGGGTTATGCCACCGGACAATTCGGCAAGAACCATCTGGGCGACCTGAACCAATTCCTGCCGACGGTGCATGGCTTCGACGAGTTCTTCGGCTACCTGTACCACCTGGACGCGATGGAGGATCCGGCTCATCCCAACTACCCGCAGGAGCTCAAGGATCTGGTCGGCCCGCGCAACATGCTGCACACCTGGGCCACCACGACGGACGACGCCACGGTCCAGCCTCGCTGGGGAAAGATAGGCAAACAGAAAATCGAGGATGCCGGCCCGCTATATCCCAAGCGGATGGAAACCGTCGACGATGAGATCCGCGACAAGGCCCTGGCCTTCATCGAGAAGGCGAACAAGGACGGCAAGCCCTTCTTCCTGTGGCTGAACCCGACCCGCATGCACGTCGTGACGCACCTGTCGGAAAAATACGAGTCGCGCCGCAACGCCGAGAACGGCTGGTCCGTGTCGGAGGCGGGCATGTCGCAGCTGGACGACGATGTCGGCCTGGTGCTGAAGAAGCTGAAGGACATGGGCGTGGACCAGAACACCATCGTCGTCTTCACGACGGATAACGGCGCCGAGAACTTCACCTGGCCCGATGGCGGGCAGACGCCGTTCGCGGGCGGCAAGGGCACGGCGCTGGAAGGCGGCTTCCGCGTGCCGGCCATACTGCGCTGGCCTGGCAAGGTCCCGGCCGGCAAGGTGGAGAACGGGATATTCTCCGGCATGGATTGGTTCCCGACGTTCGTGGCGGCGGCGGGCAACCCCGGCATCATCGACGAGCTGAAGAACGGCAAGGTGATGGGCGACCGGACCTACAAGGTGCACCTGGACGGCTACGACCAAACCTCGCTGATCACCGGCCAGGGGCCGTCGGCGCGGCACGAGGTCATCTATTTCACGGAAAGCACGCTGTCGGCCGTGCGCATCGACGACTACAAGTACCGCTTCACCGACCAGCCCAACGGCTGGCTGGGCGGGACGATCAAGGTCGATTGGCCCATCCTTGTCAACCTGCGGCTGGACCCGTTCGAACGGACCGGCATTCCCAATGGGGCCAATGGGTCGCTCCATTTCTACAGCTGGTTCGTCTATCAGTTCTGGCGCTTCCAGTTCGTGCAGAAAGAGATCGCGGAACTGGCGCAGACCGCGCTCGAGTTCCCGCCCATGCAGCGGGGCGCGACGTTCAACCTGGACGCGGTCAAGGAGCAGATCCAGCGGGCCATGGAATCGCACGTGGGCCAATAA
- a CDS encoding D-2-hydroxyacid dehydrogenase: MTIRILLSRSTAERLREPVARIMDGRPYELRIAEPTLGHAHGDVDIAFISRDVTGASTKHVVMESLQAFYESLRASPGLRWVHVHSAGLDRPIFPELKARGVEVSASAGANSEPVMQTALAGLLALNRRMHVLLDAQRQGRWLKATELEVPRDLAGQTAVIVGWGSIGQRLGAVLRLLGLRIAVVRSSAAPIEDAGDSPIETASFEDIGTLLPRADWLILACPLSDRTRGLVDARALALLPKGAHLVNVARGEVVVEADLIAALRSGHLGGAYLDVYEHEPLDAASPLWHMPNVIATPHAAGHSDGNAGRVDAIWLRKLEQWVAAHT, encoded by the coding sequence ATGACGATACGTATCTTGCTGTCCCGCAGTACCGCTGAACGCCTGCGCGAGCCTGTCGCGCGCATCATGGACGGTCGTCCGTACGAGCTGCGCATCGCCGAGCCCACCCTGGGCCATGCGCATGGCGACGTGGACATCGCCTTTATCTCGCGCGATGTCACGGGGGCGTCGACCAAGCACGTAGTGATGGAATCCCTGCAGGCTTTCTATGAATCGCTGCGCGCTTCGCCCGGCCTGCGCTGGGTGCACGTGCATTCGGCCGGACTGGACCGCCCGATATTTCCCGAGCTGAAGGCGCGCGGCGTGGAGGTCAGCGCCTCGGCCGGCGCCAATTCCGAACCGGTGATGCAGACCGCGCTGGCCGGGCTGCTGGCGCTGAACCGCCGCATGCACGTCCTGCTCGACGCCCAGCGCCAGGGCCGTTGGCTGAAGGCGACCGAACTGGAGGTGCCGCGCGACCTGGCGGGACAGACCGCGGTCATCGTGGGCTGGGGCAGTATCGGCCAGCGCCTGGGCGCCGTGCTGCGGCTGCTGGGCCTGCGCATCGCGGTGGTGCGCAGCAGCGCCGCGCCCATCGAGGACGCCGGCGACAGCCCCATCGAAACCGCGTCTTTCGAGGACATCGGCACGCTGCTGCCGCGCGCCGACTGGCTGATCCTGGCCTGCCCGCTGAGCGACCGCACGCGCGGCCTGGTCGACGCCCGCGCGCTGGCCCTGCTGCCCAAGGGCGCCCACCTGGTCAACGTCGCCCGCGGCGAAGTCGTGGTGGAGGCGGACCTGATCGCCGCGCTGCGATCCGGCCACCTGGGCGGCGCCTATCTGGACGTCTACGAGCACGAGCCGCTGGATGCCGCCTCGCCGCTATGGCATATGCCGAACGTCATCGCCACGCCCCACGCCGCCGGCCATTCCGACGGCAACGCGGGACGGGTGGACGCGATCTGGCTGCGCAAACTGGAGCAGTGGGTGGCGGCCCATACGTAG
- a CDS encoding DUF2501 domain-containing protein, translated as MKVRNHARAALLAGMLVAVSGAPALAQGLDLKGALGGLGGLGGSGSASGAPTSGSLGNAAGILEYCIKNKYLSNGSASSLKDQLMSKLTGSTGQPAQKDSGYLSGAKGILQTGTGNSLDLSGDGLKAAAAGQVCDTVLEQAKSFL; from the coding sequence ATGAAAGTACGCAATCATGCCCGCGCGGCTTTGCTGGCGGGCATGCTGGTGGCCGTGTCCGGCGCGCCCGCGCTGGCCCAGGGCCTGGACCTGAAAGGCGCCCTGGGCGGGCTGGGTGGATTGGGCGGATCCGGATCGGCTTCGGGCGCGCCGACGTCCGGCAGCCTGGGCAATGCCGCCGGCATCCTGGAGTACTGCATCAAGAACAAGTACCTGTCCAATGGCAGCGCGTCGTCGCTGAAGGACCAGTTGATGAGCAAGCTCACCGGCAGCACCGGCCAGCCCGCGCAGAAAGACAGCGGCTATCTCTCGGGCGCCAAGGGCATCCTGCAGACCGGCACGGGCAACAGCCTGGACCTGAGCGGCGATGGCCTGAAGGCCGCGGCCGCGGGACAGGTCTGCGATACCGTCCTGGAACAGGCCAAGTCCTTCCTCTGA
- a CDS encoding MFS transporter, whose amino-acid sequence MPLALGAFIVPLIVACALFMENLDATVLVTALPSLARDLGEDPITLKLAVTSYVVGLGVFIPICGWVADRFGPRTVFRAAIGVFVAGSLLCAGAQSLFTFVLARFVQGIGGAMMVPVGRIIIFRSVARADFVRAVNYLTVPALLGPVVGPLLGGFITTYLHWRLMFFINVPIGLLGIYLANRYIDDVRDTEPGHLDWPGFVLSAAGGSLFMLGMSLVGSDVVSDRAAAAMCGLGVLFSALYVLYARHARNPLLDLRLLRIPTFHTSVMGGSLFRIGLGAVPFLLPLALQEGLGMTPFEAGMITCASAFGALFMKTLAQPLLRRFGFRPVLMVNAALAGVALASYGVFHPEMSRVTIWVIVLFGGIFPSLQFTALNALAYAEIASIDVGRATSVASVIQQMSLGLGVTVAGIVLQVSHSVQGHAQIVWTDFWPAFLVLGLFSAASIPVTARMPRGAGKELTHGR is encoded by the coding sequence ATGCCGCTTGCCCTCGGTGCATTCATTGTCCCGCTCATCGTGGCTTGCGCCTTGTTCATGGAGAACCTCGACGCCACGGTGCTGGTCACGGCGCTGCCTTCGCTGGCGCGCGACCTGGGCGAAGACCCCATCACCCTGAAGCTCGCCGTGACCAGCTATGTGGTGGGCCTGGGCGTGTTCATCCCCATCTGCGGCTGGGTCGCCGACCGCTTCGGCCCGCGCACCGTGTTCCGCGCGGCCATCGGCGTATTCGTGGCGGGGTCGCTGCTGTGCGCGGGCGCGCAGTCCCTGTTCACCTTCGTGCTGGCGCGCTTCGTGCAGGGCATAGGCGGGGCGATGATGGTGCCGGTGGGCCGCATCATCATCTTCCGCTCCGTGGCGCGCGCGGATTTCGTGCGGGCGGTCAATTACCTGACTGTGCCTGCCTTGCTGGGACCCGTCGTGGGACCGCTGCTGGGCGGCTTCATCACCACGTATCTGCATTGGCGCCTGATGTTTTTCATCAATGTGCCCATCGGCCTGCTGGGCATCTACCTGGCCAACCGGTATATCGACGATGTGCGCGATACCGAGCCCGGCCATCTGGACTGGCCGGGCTTCGTGCTGTCCGCGGCCGGCGGCTCGCTGTTCATGCTGGGGATGTCGCTGGTGGGCAGCGACGTCGTCAGCGACCGGGCCGCCGCGGCGATGTGCGGCCTGGGCGTGCTGTTTTCCGCGCTATACGTGCTGTACGCGCGGCACGCCCGCAACCCGCTGCTGGACCTGCGCCTGCTGCGCATCCCCACCTTCCACACCAGCGTGATGGGCGGTTCGCTGTTTCGCATCGGCCTGGGCGCGGTGCCCTTCCTGCTGCCCCTGGCCTTGCAGGAAGGACTGGGCATGACGCCCTTCGAGGCCGGCATGATCACCTGCGCCTCGGCCTTCGGCGCGCTGTTCATGAAGACGCTGGCCCAGCCCCTGCTGCGGCGCTTCGGCTTTCGCCCGGTGCTGATGGTGAATGCGGCGCTGGCGGGCGTGGCGCTGGCCAGCTATGGGGTGTTCCACCCCGAGATGTCGCGCGTGACGATCTGGGTGATCGTGCTGTTCGGCGGCATTTTCCCGTCGCTGCAATTCACCGCGCTCAATGCGCTGGCGTATGCGGAGATCGCCAGCATCGACGTCGGCCGCGCGACCAGCGTGGCCAGCGTGATCCAGCAGATGTCGCTGGGCCTGGGCGTGACGGTGGCGGGCATCGTGTTGCAAGTTTCCCATTCCGTGCAGGGTCACGCGCAAATTGTCTGGACGGACTTCTGGCCGGCGTTCCTTGTGCTGGGATTGTTTTCCGCCGCGTCCATCCCGGTGACGGCGCGCATGCCGCGCGGCGCGGGCAAGGAATTGACGCACGGGCGTTGA